A stretch of the Bacteroidota bacterium genome encodes the following:
- a CDS encoding nucleoside deaminase has translation MNEFMSVAINEAQNGMYKNEGGPFGAVIVKDGKIISVAHNEVLSSNDPTAHAEIIAIRKASKKLNNFDLSDCEIYSTAEPCPMCLAAIHWARLKKLYFGTNQKDATRIGFDDEKFYEIIKDKQKSSLIITKDVERDKCLSLFDYWQNKEDKTNY, from the coding sequence ATGAATGAATTTATGTCGGTTGCCATTAATGAGGCACAAAATGGAATGTATAAAAATGAAGGTGGTCCTTTTGGAGCTGTTATCGTTAAAGATGGAAAAATTATTTCGGTTGCTCATAATGAAGTTTTAAGTTCAAATGACCCTACAGCACATGCTGAGATAATTGCAATTAGGAAAGCCTCAAAAAAACTAAATAATTTTGACCTTAGTGATTGTGAAATATATTCGACAGCAGAGCCTTGTCCTATGTGCTTAGCTGCAATTCACTGGGCAAGATTAAAAAAATTATACTTTGGTACTAATCAAAAAGATGCTACTCGTATTGGTTTCGATGATGAAAAGTTTTACGAAATAATTAAAGATAAGCAAAAATCTTCTCTGATAATTACTAAAGATGTAGAAAGAGATAAATGCCTGAGTTTGTTTGATTATTGGCAAAATAAAGAAGATAAAACGAATTATTAA